From a single Raphanus sativus cultivar WK10039 chromosome 3, ASM80110v3, whole genome shotgun sequence genomic region:
- the LOC130494387 gene encoding WRKY transcription factor 44-like isoform X4, with translation MEVKESERVVIAKPIASRPSCSSIRTFTDLLTDSVTISPHEAVDVAAIRPKTLRFKQPAVASVSYPPVDGKDKGKSCDDSDSKSYVVYKPKAKLVSQATVSALANMGSRQQVWRQSEAISSYGKSGSQGRSGPNLVPRVPSFNESETSSGDRSSVDGYNWRKYGQKQVKGSDCPRSYYKCTHPKCPVKKKVERSMGGQASEIVYQGEHNHSKPSCPLPRRASSSSSSGLQKPQRELASERSIGQDPNSVYYHPLWSTQSSDSSKSITERMNEGCVITPFEFAVPRPANSSGGTSDSGCRSSSQCDEGELDDPSRNKRRKNEKQASQTGVSQSSGESDSLEDGFRWRKYGQKVVGGNAHPRSYYRCTSANCRARKHVERASDDPRAFITTYEGKHNHHLHLRPPTSPALPFTSTQHSNQAI, from the exons GAAAGAGTGGTAATAGCAAAACCAATAGCTTCAAGGCCTTCATGCTCTAGCATCAGGACATTCACTGATCTTTTAACTGATTCAGTTACCATATCTCCCCATGAGGCTGTAGACGTTGCTGCTATAAGACCAAAGACTCTGAGGTTCAAACAGCCAGCGGTAGCTTCTGTCTCATATCCACCG GTTGACGGAAAGGACAAAGGAAAGTCTTGTGATGATTCAGACAGCAAAAGCTATGTAGTTTATAAACCTAAAGCAAAGCTTGTCTCCCAAGCAACTGTCTCTGCATTGGCTAATATG GGAAGCCGTCAACAGGTTTGGAGACAAAGCGAAGCAATCTCCTCCTATGGGAAGAGTGGTAGCCAAGGTAGGTCAGGTCCTAACCTAGTCCCTAGGGTTCCATCCTTCAACGAATCAGAGACATCGAGTGGAGACAGATCTTCCGTGGACGGATACAATTGGAGGAAGTACGGACAGAAGCAAGTCAAAGGAAGTGACTGTCCAAGGAGTTACTACAAATGCACACACCCTAAATGTCCTGTCAAGAAGAAAGTAGAGAGATCAATGGGTGGTCAGGCTTCGGAGATTGTGTATCAAGGTGAGCATAATCATTCCAAACCGTCTTGTCCTCTTCCGCGGCGcgcttcatcatcatcctcttcaGGGCTTCAGAAACCACAGAGAGAGCTGGCTTCGGAAAGATCAATAGGACAAGACCCTAACAGTGTCTATTACCATCCTCTTTGGAGTACTCAAAGCAGTGACTCATCTAAAAGCATAACAGAGAGGATGAATGAAGGTTGTGTTATAACACCGTTTGAGTTTGCTGTTCCAAGACCGGCTAACTCAAGTGGTGGGACTTCAGATTCTGGTTGTAGAAGTAGTAGCCAGTGTGATGAAGGAGAGCTTGATGATCCTAGCAGAAACAAGAGAAG GAAGAACGAGAAGCAAGCGAGTCAAACAGGAGTATCACAAAGCTCTGGGGAATCAGACAGTCTTGAAGATGGATTCAGGTGGAGGAAGTACGGTCAAAAGGTCGTTGGAGGCAATGCGCATCCAAGAAGTTATTACAGATGCACGAGTGCAAACTGCAGAGCAAGGAAACATGTTGAGAGGGCGAGTGATGATCCAAGAGCCTTCATTACAACCTATGAAGGTAAACACAACCACCATTTGCACTTAAGACCTCCAACTTCGCCCGCTCTTCCCTTTACCTCCACACAACATTCTAATCAAGCCATTTGA
- the LOC130494387 gene encoding WRKY transcription factor 44-like isoform X3, protein MEVKESERVVIAKPIASRPSCSSIRTFTDLLTDSVTISPHEAVDVAAIRPKTLRFKQPAVASVSYPPVDGKDKGKSCDDSDSKSYVVYKPKAKLVSQATVSALANMGSRQQVWRQSEAISSYGKSGSQGRSGPNLVPRVPSFNESETSSGDRSSVDGYNWRKYGQKQVKGSDCPRSYYKCTHPKCPVKKKVERSMGGQASEIVYQGEHNHSKPSCPLPRRASSSSSSGLQKPQRELASERSIGQDPNSVYYHPLWSTQSSDSSKSITERMNEGCVITPFEFAVPRPANSSGGTSDSGCRSSSQCDEGELDDPSRNKRSRKNEKQASQTGVSQSSGESDSLEDGFRWRKYGQKVVGGNAHPRSYYRCTSANCRARKHVERASDDPRAFITTYEGKHNHHLHLRPPTSPALPFTSTQHSNQAI, encoded by the exons GAAAGAGTGGTAATAGCAAAACCAATAGCTTCAAGGCCTTCATGCTCTAGCATCAGGACATTCACTGATCTTTTAACTGATTCAGTTACCATATCTCCCCATGAGGCTGTAGACGTTGCTGCTATAAGACCAAAGACTCTGAGGTTCAAACAGCCAGCGGTAGCTTCTGTCTCATATCCACCG GTTGACGGAAAGGACAAAGGAAAGTCTTGTGATGATTCAGACAGCAAAAGCTATGTAGTTTATAAACCTAAAGCAAAGCTTGTCTCCCAAGCAACTGTCTCTGCATTGGCTAATATG GGAAGCCGTCAACAGGTTTGGAGACAAAGCGAAGCAATCTCCTCCTATGGGAAGAGTGGTAGCCAAGGTAGGTCAGGTCCTAACCTAGTCCCTAGGGTTCCATCCTTCAACGAATCAGAGACATCGAGTGGAGACAGATCTTCCGTGGACGGATACAATTGGAGGAAGTACGGACAGAAGCAAGTCAAAGGAAGTGACTGTCCAAGGAGTTACTACAAATGCACACACCCTAAATGTCCTGTCAAGAAGAAAGTAGAGAGATCAATGGGTGGTCAGGCTTCGGAGATTGTGTATCAAGGTGAGCATAATCATTCCAAACCGTCTTGTCCTCTTCCGCGGCGcgcttcatcatcatcctcttcaGGGCTTCAGAAACCACAGAGAGAGCTGGCTTCGGAAAGATCAATAGGACAAGACCCTAACAGTGTCTATTACCATCCTCTTTGGAGTACTCAAAGCAGTGACTCATCTAAAAGCATAACAGAGAGGATGAATGAAGGTTGTGTTATAACACCGTTTGAGTTTGCTGTTCCAAGACCGGCTAACTCAAGTGGTGGGACTTCAGATTCTGGTTGTAGAAGTAGTAGCCAGTGTGATGAAGGAGAGCTTGATGATCCTAGCAGAAACAAGAGAAG CAGGAAGAACGAGAAGCAAGCGAGTCAAACAGGAGTATCACAAAGCTCTGGGGAATCAGACAGTCTTGAAGATGGATTCAGGTGGAGGAAGTACGGTCAAAAGGTCGTTGGAGGCAATGCGCATCCAAGAAGTTATTACAGATGCACGAGTGCAAACTGCAGAGCAAGGAAACATGTTGAGAGGGCGAGTGATGATCCAAGAGCCTTCATTACAACCTATGAAGGTAAACACAACCACCATTTGCACTTAAGACCTCCAACTTCGCCCGCTCTTCCCTTTACCTCCACACAACATTCTAATCAAGCCATTTGA
- the LOC130494387 gene encoding WRKY transcription factor 44-like isoform X2 yields MEVKESERVVIAKPIASRPSCSSIRTFTDLLTDSVTISPHEAVDVAAIRPKTLRFKQPAVASVSYPPVDGKDKGKSCDDSDSKSYVVYKPKAKLVSQATVSALANMLQGSRQQVWRQSEAISSYGKSGSQGRSGPNLVPRVPSFNESETSSGDRSSVDGYNWRKYGQKQVKGSDCPRSYYKCTHPKCPVKKKVERSMGGQASEIVYQGEHNHSKPSCPLPRRASSSSSSGLQKPQRELASERSIGQDPNSVYYHPLWSTQSSDSSKSITERMNEGCVITPFEFAVPRPANSSGGTSDSGCRSSSQCDEGELDDPSRNKRRKNEKQASQTGVSQSSGESDSLEDGFRWRKYGQKVVGGNAHPRSYYRCTSANCRARKHVERASDDPRAFITTYEGKHNHHLHLRPPTSPALPFTSTQHSNQAI; encoded by the exons GAAAGAGTGGTAATAGCAAAACCAATAGCTTCAAGGCCTTCATGCTCTAGCATCAGGACATTCACTGATCTTTTAACTGATTCAGTTACCATATCTCCCCATGAGGCTGTAGACGTTGCTGCTATAAGACCAAAGACTCTGAGGTTCAAACAGCCAGCGGTAGCTTCTGTCTCATATCCACCG GTTGACGGAAAGGACAAAGGAAAGTCTTGTGATGATTCAGACAGCAAAAGCTATGTAGTTTATAAACCTAAAGCAAAGCTTGTCTCCCAAGCAACTGTCTCTGCATTGGCTAATATG CTTCAGGGAAGCCGTCAACAGGTTTGGAGACAAAGCGAAGCAATCTCCTCCTATGGGAAGAGTGGTAGCCAAGGTAGGTCAGGTCCTAACCTAGTCCCTAGGGTTCCATCCTTCAACGAATCAGAGACATCGAGTGGAGACAGATCTTCCGTGGACGGATACAATTGGAGGAAGTACGGACAGAAGCAAGTCAAAGGAAGTGACTGTCCAAGGAGTTACTACAAATGCACACACCCTAAATGTCCTGTCAAGAAGAAAGTAGAGAGATCAATGGGTGGTCAGGCTTCGGAGATTGTGTATCAAGGTGAGCATAATCATTCCAAACCGTCTTGTCCTCTTCCGCGGCGcgcttcatcatcatcctcttcaGGGCTTCAGAAACCACAGAGAGAGCTGGCTTCGGAAAGATCAATAGGACAAGACCCTAACAGTGTCTATTACCATCCTCTTTGGAGTACTCAAAGCAGTGACTCATCTAAAAGCATAACAGAGAGGATGAATGAAGGTTGTGTTATAACACCGTTTGAGTTTGCTGTTCCAAGACCGGCTAACTCAAGTGGTGGGACTTCAGATTCTGGTTGTAGAAGTAGTAGCCAGTGTGATGAAGGAGAGCTTGATGATCCTAGCAGAAACAAGAGAAG GAAGAACGAGAAGCAAGCGAGTCAAACAGGAGTATCACAAAGCTCTGGGGAATCAGACAGTCTTGAAGATGGATTCAGGTGGAGGAAGTACGGTCAAAAGGTCGTTGGAGGCAATGCGCATCCAAGAAGTTATTACAGATGCACGAGTGCAAACTGCAGAGCAAGGAAACATGTTGAGAGGGCGAGTGATGATCCAAGAGCCTTCATTACAACCTATGAAGGTAAACACAACCACCATTTGCACTTAAGACCTCCAACTTCGCCCGCTCTTCCCTTTACCTCCACACAACATTCTAATCAAGCCATTTGA
- the LOC130494387 gene encoding WRKY transcription factor 44-like isoform X1 — MEVKESERVVIAKPIASRPSCSSIRTFTDLLTDSVTISPHEAVDVAAIRPKTLRFKQPAVASVSYPPVDGKDKGKSCDDSDSKSYVVYKPKAKLVSQATVSALANMLQGSRQQVWRQSEAISSYGKSGSQGRSGPNLVPRVPSFNESETSSGDRSSVDGYNWRKYGQKQVKGSDCPRSYYKCTHPKCPVKKKVERSMGGQASEIVYQGEHNHSKPSCPLPRRASSSSSSGLQKPQRELASERSIGQDPNSVYYHPLWSTQSSDSSKSITERMNEGCVITPFEFAVPRPANSSGGTSDSGCRSSSQCDEGELDDPSRNKRSRKNEKQASQTGVSQSSGESDSLEDGFRWRKYGQKVVGGNAHPRSYYRCTSANCRARKHVERASDDPRAFITTYEGKHNHHLHLRPPTSPALPFTSTQHSNQAI, encoded by the exons GAAAGAGTGGTAATAGCAAAACCAATAGCTTCAAGGCCTTCATGCTCTAGCATCAGGACATTCACTGATCTTTTAACTGATTCAGTTACCATATCTCCCCATGAGGCTGTAGACGTTGCTGCTATAAGACCAAAGACTCTGAGGTTCAAACAGCCAGCGGTAGCTTCTGTCTCATATCCACCG GTTGACGGAAAGGACAAAGGAAAGTCTTGTGATGATTCAGACAGCAAAAGCTATGTAGTTTATAAACCTAAAGCAAAGCTTGTCTCCCAAGCAACTGTCTCTGCATTGGCTAATATG CTTCAGGGAAGCCGTCAACAGGTTTGGAGACAAAGCGAAGCAATCTCCTCCTATGGGAAGAGTGGTAGCCAAGGTAGGTCAGGTCCTAACCTAGTCCCTAGGGTTCCATCCTTCAACGAATCAGAGACATCGAGTGGAGACAGATCTTCCGTGGACGGATACAATTGGAGGAAGTACGGACAGAAGCAAGTCAAAGGAAGTGACTGTCCAAGGAGTTACTACAAATGCACACACCCTAAATGTCCTGTCAAGAAGAAAGTAGAGAGATCAATGGGTGGTCAGGCTTCGGAGATTGTGTATCAAGGTGAGCATAATCATTCCAAACCGTCTTGTCCTCTTCCGCGGCGcgcttcatcatcatcctcttcaGGGCTTCAGAAACCACAGAGAGAGCTGGCTTCGGAAAGATCAATAGGACAAGACCCTAACAGTGTCTATTACCATCCTCTTTGGAGTACTCAAAGCAGTGACTCATCTAAAAGCATAACAGAGAGGATGAATGAAGGTTGTGTTATAACACCGTTTGAGTTTGCTGTTCCAAGACCGGCTAACTCAAGTGGTGGGACTTCAGATTCTGGTTGTAGAAGTAGTAGCCAGTGTGATGAAGGAGAGCTTGATGATCCTAGCAGAAACAAGAGAAG CAGGAAGAACGAGAAGCAAGCGAGTCAAACAGGAGTATCACAAAGCTCTGGGGAATCAGACAGTCTTGAAGATGGATTCAGGTGGAGGAAGTACGGTCAAAAGGTCGTTGGAGGCAATGCGCATCCAAGAAGTTATTACAGATGCACGAGTGCAAACTGCAGAGCAAGGAAACATGTTGAGAGGGCGAGTGATGATCCAAGAGCCTTCATTACAACCTATGAAGGTAAACACAACCACCATTTGCACTTAAGACCTCCAACTTCGCCCGCTCTTCCCTTTACCTCCACACAACATTCTAATCAAGCCATTTGA